Proteins encoded in a region of the Roseofilum casamattae BLCC-M143 genome:
- a CDS encoding salt stress protein, Slr1339 family: MSSIDDLLNELRAGHQEKGHESGDNPPASSAPGNTADNTDNLLDDLRSQFTSQPTPSPAPETDLDAIKQQFRPQATPPSPEADSSLDELKQRYQQNQEQAKTQSKGVNPDLEQVRLKAVQLRSQREAENVAAEQTDDILSNMRDRFIQDRAVARQKAEAAKEEERQRQEQRRALKPRARKWLEELDPYSDEGYWFDQFAQSYSDRLEAALDYLQAMGDR; encoded by the coding sequence ATGAGTTCTATTGACGATTTGCTGAATGAGTTGCGAGCGGGACATCAGGAGAAAGGTCACGAGAGTGGGGACAATCCGCCTGCTTCATCAGCTCCCGGAAACACGGCAGACAATACCGATAATTTGTTAGACGACTTGCGCTCCCAGTTTACCTCCCAACCCACTCCGTCTCCAGCTCCGGAAACTGACTTGGATGCCATTAAACAGCAATTTCGCCCCCAAGCCACTCCTCCTTCTCCAGAAGCAGATAGCAGCCTGGACGAGCTGAAACAACGCTATCAACAGAACCAGGAGCAAGCGAAGACACAGTCTAAGGGAGTTAATCCAGATTTAGAGCAAGTTCGTTTGAAAGCCGTGCAACTGCGATCGCAACGAGAGGCCGAGAACGTCGCCGCAGAGCAAACTGACGATATACTGAGTAATATGCGCGATCGCTTTATTCAAGATAGAGCCGTTGCTCGCCAGAAAGCCGAAGCTGCCAAAGAAGAAGAACGACAGCGACAAGAGCAGCGCCGAGCGCTGAAACCTCGCGCGCGCAAATGGCTAGAAGAACTCGATCCTTATTCCGACGAAGGCTATTGGTTCGACCAATTTGCCCAAAGTTATAGCGATCGCCTGGAAGCTGCATTAGACTATTTGCAGGCTATGGGCGATCGTTGA